AAAGCTGCTGAAATCAGTTTTAGAAGAAAAAGCAGGTTGGAATGAAGTTGTGCGGAGTGGAGCTGTTGCTGGTTTAGCTGAATTCACAACCTCAGAAGCAGCTTTAAATCTGCTCATCGAATACACCAAACTCGGTGTACCACAACCCCTACGTTTAGCGACAATTCGCGCTTTGGGAAAGATTTCTGTAGGTCAAAGTCCGGCTAATTTGGAACGGATTTTAGAAAAATTAACAGAACTCGCTAAAGAAACCTTCTTTTTAACCCAAATAGCCGTAGCCGCAGCCTTAGGACAAATGGAAACACCCAAAGCCGTGGGGATTTTGCGATCGCTAGCTGAACAAACAGCCGATGGGCGTGTACGTCGCTCTGCTGAAGAAGAAATTTCCAAAGTGCAAAAGAACATTGGTTCAGAAAAAACCCTGCGTCAATTGCGTGAAGATTTCGACCAACTCAAACAACAAAACCAGGAATTAAGAAGCCGTTTAGAAAACTTGGAGGCCAAATCTAAATAGCACTACGTGATAATTAAAATTAGCTAATTGGTAATTGGTAATTGCGGCGAAACCACTACCAATTACTAAATTTTTACTTAACGCTGTAATTTTTATTGTGGACACACTAAATATTGTATTTTCCACTTAAATCGCAGGGTATAAATAAACATAATACAAAGATCCCCGACTTCTGTAAGAAGTCGGGGATCTTTATGTTGTAAGTGGTTACTGAGTTCTCATCTCTTCCTTCAATTTGCATACATAAGCAAATATCTATATTTATATAAAGGATAGTTAAGAAAAGATAAAATCGTCTGGAGGCTGGATAATTAGTTGTAGTTTTATAAAGTATAATTAAGAAAAAGATAAACAAATCTAGGCAGTATATAGATACTAAAATCGCCTCGAACACTATCCCCAAAGGTAGAGTTCTAGTTGTTTTAGATAAAAAACTACCGCTATCCTGAACTTGCAACTAACTTGTGAGTCAAGAGAAAAACAATCATTGTAAATTTTTCAGTTGAAGAGGCAAAAAAAGGCGTGGGTCAGTATCAACCTACTCAGCTAAAACTCTATAATCCAGATGCGATCGCTCGCTACTATAGTTACCGTCCCTGGTTAGCCTGGGGGCGACTGCTGAGAATTATCTCCTCTTTTGCAGGATTTATATTCAATCTGAAGTGGGACGAATGGCAAGATCGAGTTGAGCAGAACAAGGGTAAACGAGCTATCCAGTTGCGAGAACTGCTCACCAACCTCGGCCCGACTTTTATTAAAGTTGGTCAAGCCCTCTCCACCAGACCAGACCTCATACGCAAAGATTTTTTAGAAGAACTGATCAAGTTACAAGATCAGTTACCACCTTTCGATAATGCGACCGCTTACCAGATAATTGAAACTGAACTAGACCGCCCCATTCACGAAAGCTTTAGCGAACTCTCACCTAATCCAGTAGCGGCTGCTAGCTTAGGTCAAGTTTATCGGGGTCGTCTAGTTAGCGGCGAAGAAGTTGCCGTAAAGGTGCAACGCCCCAACTTACACCCGGTAATCACACGCGACCTATATCTGATGCGTTGGGCGGCAAGTTGGCTAGCTCCTTGGTTGCCTTTAAATCTCGGCCATGACCTGACTTTAATTGTGGACGAGTTTGGCACGAAGTTATTTGAAGAAATTGACTATATTAATGAAGGCCGCAACGCCGAGAAATTTGCCAGCAACTTTCGCAACGACCCGCAAGTAAAAGTTCCAGGCATTTACTGGCGTTACACCAATACCCACGTTTTAACCCTGGAATGGATTGATGGCTTTAAGCTGACGGATACTCAACACATCCGCGAAATAGGTTTAGACCCAGAAGCAATTATCCAAATTGGCGTTACCTCAGGATTGCAACAGCTTTTAGAATATGGCTTCTTCCATGCTGACCCTCATCCTGGTAACTTGTTTGCCGTGCCTGATGGTCGTATGGCTTACATTGATTTCGGTATGATGGATCAGTTGGAAGAAAGCACCAAAGAAACACTGGTAGATGCGCTAGTGCATTTGGTGAATAAAGACTACACCGACTTAGCCGAAGACTTTGTAAAATTAGGGTTTCTGACTCCAGACACGAATATTTGTCCGATAGTGCCAGCATTAGAAGCAGTACTAGGAAACGCTATTGGTAAAAATGTCAAGGATTTTAACTTCAAAACTATTACCGATGAATTTTCGGAACTGATGTACGAATATCCTTTCCGAGTCCCGGCGAAGTTTGCTTTGATTATTCGTTCCCTGGTAACTCAAGAAGGTATTGCCCTGAGCCTCAACCCAGATTTCAAAATTGTGGAAGTGGGTTATCCCTACATAGCGCGGCGGTTGCTGACAGGGGAATCACCGGAATTACGACGACGATTATTGAATGTGTTGTTCAAAGATGGTAAATTTCAGTGGCAGCGATTAGAGAATTTAATTGCGATCGCACGTACCGATAACAACTTTGATGTATTGCCCACAGCTCAGATGGGATTCCAATACTTAATGTCGGAAGAAGGCAAGTTTCTGAGGCGACAGTTAGTGCTTGCTCTCACCGAAGATGACCGCCTCCATACCGAAGATGTCCAACGCCTGTGGAACCTGGTTAAAGATGACTTAAAACCAGATCGTTTATTCAATGTAGCGATCGGTATTTTAACAGAGTTATCCAGAGAGGGTGCCGCTGCTATCCTCCCAAAAGCTACATTACTTGGATCTTTTGCTGAAAACCAGTCAACAAATAAAAACTAAAAAATCTTTAATATAAACCAGGAGTTTTCATGTACTATTTCCCTGAGCAACCGCCTTATTTTCTCTTACTGGTTGGTTTTCTGACAGCATTAACATCTGGTTTAGCATTATCTGGCACTTTAAAATTAATTGTGCAGCAATGGCCAAGCCAGCGTACAGAAAATACTAAACCACGTTCCTCACTGAAACAGTTATTTGTACCATTTATTGGCATAACTGGCGGTACTTGTATATTTCTCTCTTCAGGTTTAGAGATATTTGGCTTTCCCTCCTCTTTAGCTTTAGGAGTCGGTCTACCAATTAGTCTCTTTACTTGTTTATTAGTTTGGTTGCAGTTGGGAAGTATGATGACCTTTATAGAACGCGAAGGTATGCAATCTTTAGATTTAGATTCTTTTTCTTAGATAAGTTGTCGTGCATCTGCACGCACAGCTATAAAATTTTGTAGACTTACATTTGTCAGCAGCCTAACAAGCTTACTTATTTAGTAATTCTATCCTTTAAATTACGATAGTTAAGCTTAATATTATTGATTTTCTGATTGAAAAAACTTGTAGTAGTCTTTTTCAGACGTACTAGCGGACTCTGAGACCTAAAGCTTTTTGGTCTTTGCTCTGGCGATTTTAAATACCTATAATGCAAAAACACATCTCGATATGGAATATTAGCATCTTCACCAGCACAAAGTTGAGTAAAGTTTGAGGAACTGATACTCATATAGTGTATATAAGTCAGCCGCCGTCCTTGGTCATAGAGGATATTATCTACTGCATCAAATTGAGAACTCCAGTGATTACCAGTTGCCTGTTCGCAGTCATAAAAAGCAAAGTTATAATAAGAAATTCCACTTCTCAATACCATGTAGTTAAATAAAGATTGGTCAGGTGCTAAAAAAGCCATGACATCAGCTTCACCTGCTGTTAACTTTTCAATTAACTCGGCTCTGACAGTTGCAGAAAAAACATTTTTCTTAGTAGCAAACCAACCAGCACAAAATACTTTAGATTGCAAATTATCTGATTTAAAAACTTGCTGCATAAGCTCTGGTGAACCATCAAAAATAAATTTCAAATCAGACTTATACTGAAAATCATTGACTACCCAATCATAATTATCTAATTTTTCATATACATAATCTACGGGCCCCATTAACAACGTATCTGCATCAAAATAAATAAATCTATCAAAGGGGCCATCCACAGCACAAAATTTCCGGTGCATTGGTAACTCATAGAGTTCTGGAAAGCCCCACTCTCGCCAAGTTTTTTGCGCTCTAGGATAATTTTTCCATATCTGAGTAGCAAAGTTATCCCAATAAGCGATGGAATCAGCATCTTCAAACAAAGTGATATTATCTCTAGATGCAATCTCTGCTTTTACCTTGTCTAACCGATTATTATATGGAAGTATACAAATAGGAATTTTCCTACCAGCATTAGCTTCTATACTGTTGAGCAACGCAATCAATTGGTCATAGACAACATCATTGGCTAAGATGTAAATGCCATCAATCATTGGGATACTCCTAAATATTAAGTGCGGGCAACAACAAAGGGAAATAAACGGCGAGTCAGTTTGGGGATAAAAGCGAATTTACCCTCATGGAGATAGCGATAGTGTTCCCATAATTGCCAATAAGGACTACCAGTTTTCATCCGTGTACCAGCCCAGTGCAGATATTTTAGTCTCTGTCCTCGGTCATAGAGAGCATATTCTCGCTGTTGGAAATTTTGCGAACCTGCCCAACTACCAGGGCCTCCCCCAGGAATTTTGACGAGATTTCCACGTTTGGCAATTAGTTTGAGAACAAGATAATTTAAAATTGGTTGGTCTGTAACTCCTTCAGAAAAATCAAAATATTCGCGATGCGTTGCACACTCGCGCAAAGTTTCATCCATCTGTTGTTCGGTAATAATTCCTTTTCTCGAAGCCCAAAAACCGCTGTTGAAAACATCTTGAAGTTGGGCATCGGAAAAAATTTGCTGCTCTTTGACAAATGGGGAAAAGATATTTCGCAGCTTGTCATTAGCATGATGGTAATCACAACAGAAGAAATCGACTTCTGAAAGTTTGTCTAAATTGTCGGCGATTTTTTCAAAAACGACAATATCCGTATCAATATAAATAAATTCATCTAAAGGCCCAAACCACGCTACCAATTTACGCATTTTGTTGGGTAAGGCGAGGAAATCGCGATCAAAAATTTCTCCGATGCGTTTGGTAAATGTATCAATAAGTTCTAAATCTGGAAAAATTTGGACGTTGTGTAAGGTAGCAAGTTGTTCGGCTACTTTGTGATAATTGTCATTAAAAGGTATGAGATAAACGGTAACTTCTTGGTCATAGTAACGAATGCTATTAAGTAAAGCAATAGCATTATCGATAACTCGATCATTGGCAACTATATAAATGCCCCTACTCATAAATTATCCTTGGTTAATTAACTTAAGTTTTCGCAAAGCTCTTGTAAGTAAATTTGTTACTGGAGCGTCA
This Nostoc sp. C052 DNA region includes the following protein-coding sequences:
- a CDS encoding Npun_R2821/Npun_R2822 family protein encodes the protein MIDGIYILANDVVYDQLIALLNSIEANAGRKIPICILPYNNRLDKVKAEIASRDNITLFEDADSIAYWDNFATQIWKNYPRAQKTWREWGFPELYELPMHRKFCAVDGPFDRFIYFDADTLLMGPVDYVYEKLDNYDWVVNDFQYKSDLKFIFDGSPELMQQVFKSDNLQSKVFCAGWFATKKNVFSATVRAELIEKLTAGEADVMAFLAPDQSLFNYMVLRSGISYYNFAFYDCEQATGNHWSSQFDAVDNILYDQGRRLTYIHYMSISSSNFTQLCAGEDANIPYRDVFLHYRYLKSPEQRPKSFRSQSPLVRLKKTTTSFFNQKINNIKLNYRNLKDRITK
- a CDS encoding Npun_R2821/Npun_R2822 family protein; this encodes MSRGIYIVANDRVIDNAIALLNSIRYYDQEVTVYLIPFNDNYHKVAEQLATLHNVQIFPDLELIDTFTKRIGEIFDRDFLALPNKMRKLVAWFGPLDEFIYIDTDIVVFEKIADNLDKLSEVDFFCCDYHHANDKLRNIFSPFVKEQQIFSDAQLQDVFNSGFWASRKGIITEQQMDETLRECATHREYFDFSEGVTDQPILNYLVLKLIAKRGNLVKIPGGGPGSWAGSQNFQQREYALYDRGQRLKYLHWAGTRMKTGSPYWQLWEHYRYLHEGKFAFIPKLTRRLFPFVVART
- a CDS encoding AarF/ABC1/UbiB kinase family protein; the encoded protein is MGQYQPTQLKLYNPDAIARYYSYRPWLAWGRLLRIISSFAGFIFNLKWDEWQDRVEQNKGKRAIQLRELLTNLGPTFIKVGQALSTRPDLIRKDFLEELIKLQDQLPPFDNATAYQIIETELDRPIHESFSELSPNPVAAASLGQVYRGRLVSGEEVAVKVQRPNLHPVITRDLYLMRWAASWLAPWLPLNLGHDLTLIVDEFGTKLFEEIDYINEGRNAEKFASNFRNDPQVKVPGIYWRYTNTHVLTLEWIDGFKLTDTQHIREIGLDPEAIIQIGVTSGLQQLLEYGFFHADPHPGNLFAVPDGRMAYIDFGMMDQLEESTKETLVDALVHLVNKDYTDLAEDFVKLGFLTPDTNICPIVPALEAVLGNAIGKNVKDFNFKTITDEFSELMYEYPFRVPAKFALIIRSLVTQEGIALSLNPDFKIVEVGYPYIARRLLTGESPELRRRLLNVLFKDGKFQWQRLENLIAIARTDNNFDVLPTAQMGFQYLMSEEGKFLRRQLVLALTEDDRLHTEDVQRLWNLVKDDLKPDRLFNVAIGILTELSREGAAAILPKATLLGSFAENQSTNKN